A window from Amblyraja radiata isolate CabotCenter1 unplaced genomic scaffold, sAmbRad1.1.pri S72, whole genome shotgun sequence encodes these proteins:
- the LOC116969547 gene encoding NACHT, LRR and PYD domains-containing protein 3-like — MAFTGVAEKNIVFTDGDLIKYNLQPSQFLSGFLMELLEREDSARSVVYTFPHLTIQEFVAALAQFLTVDPGNIVKFLSEAHSTTDGRFEVFLRFVAGLSSPRTAWILEEFLGKFPHQTICRVIDWVKEEVKRRAGNTKSEADKRRLLNTLHYLFESQNPALAQQTLGSVETLSFYGLGLTPIDCAVLSHAIRPCDTIKHLDLDSCRIQCEGLQRLGPVLHKCQCLGLGNNDLGDSGVKLVSDALRNPDCKIQALRLDYVGLTDSGAEDLVSALSTNHTVMELHLSGNKLGDSGVKLVSDALRNPDCKIQTLELNKVGLTDSGVEDLASTLSTNPSLTELDLSNNSLTDRCVPALRRLILNHPRLELIGLGRNTFSPTGEKELKSLQEPRPGLRVVV; from the exons atggccttcactggagtggctgagaagaacattgtgttcacagatggagatttgatcaaatacaatctgcagccttcccagttcctgtccgggttcctgatggaacttttggagagagaggattcagcccggagcgtggtgtacaccttcccgcacctcaccatccaagagtttgtagccgcactcgcacaattcctGACTGTAGATCCCGGGAATATCGTGAAATTCCTGTCTGAAGCCCACAGCACgacagacgggcgatttgaagtatttctccgttttgtcgctggtctctcctccccacggacagcttggatcctggaggagtttctgggtaaattccctcatcaaacaatctgccgagtgattgactgggtgaaggaggaggttaaacGCCGGGCTGGAAACACAAAGAGTGAAGCTGATAAACGGAGGCTCCTGAACACgctgcactacctgtttgagtctcagaatcctgcactggctcagcagacactgggatctgtggaaacactttcattctatggactgggactgaccccgattgactgtgcggtcctgtctcatgccatcaggccctgtgatacaatcaaacacctCGATCTGGATAgctgccgcattcagtgtgaaggtctccagcggctgggaccggtTCTGCACAAGTGTCAGTGCTTGGG actgggaaacaacgacctgggagattccggagtgaaactggtgtctgatgctctgaggaacccggactgtaaaatacaggcactgcg gctggattatgtcggtctcacagattctggagccgaggatctcgtatccgctctcagtacaaaccatACGGTGATGGAGCTGCACCTGAGTGGGAATaaactgggagattccggagtgaaactggtgtctgatgctctgaggaacccggactgtaaaatacagacactgga GCTTAATaaggtcggtctcacagattctggagtcgAGGATCTCGCCTCCACTCTCAGTACAAACCCCTCACTGACGGAGCTGGACCTGAGCAacaactccctcacagaccgatgTGTCCCTGCTCTCCGCCGCCTCATATTGAACCACCCGAGACTGGAGCTGATcgg GCTGGGGAGGAATACGTTCAGCCCGACCGGGGAGAAGGAACTGAAGTCGCTGCAGGAACCTAGACCCGGACTGAGAGTGGTTGTGTGA